Genomic segment of Panicum virgatum strain AP13 chromosome 9N, P.virgatum_v5, whole genome shotgun sequence:
CCTTCATTTTAGCTGATTGTCATATGTACTACTAGATTTCTATATCATTTCCCCATCATCTTTTCCTTTCAATTCCCAAGAGTCAGCaacaccttttgtttttttacttactATCATTTATCTAATATTAGTTTTTCAGTTTTGTATTTTGATATTATCGTAAAGAGACCTACTTTCTTTTTCTGGGATACAGGTATATATGACAGACCTAACGGCTCTATATACATGGACATGCTCAAGATGCAACGACTTGACTCGAGTATGGTGTTTAGTAATAGTTTAATGTAATTTGTTTCAGTTTAAGAACAACAAATATGCCCTTTTCACTGACTTTATTGTGGGTCCCTTTTTACAAAACAGGGCTTTAAGATGACATGTATAATTGTTGATGTCCAGAATTGCCTGCAGGTCTCTATGCTACTACCTTTCCATTATATTGTTCACAGTATTTTTACAGTCAATTTCATTGGAATAAAAATAAGCATCTGGTGACTGACCATCTAATCTGGCAGGCATTCGTCGGTGTCGATCACAAACTCAATGCTATCATTGTTGCGATAAGGGGAACTCAAGAGAACAGGTTCTGAAATAATTGGCATACCTCtattgatcttttttttttagtttcttGGTGTTGCAATCTCATAATGTCCCACTTTTTAAATCTCCTGATCAGCATACAGAATTGGATTAAGGACATGATATGGAAGCAGGTTAATCTCAATTATCCAAACATGCCCAATGCTAAGGTTTCTGCTATCAACCATTTGATATAAATATACTTCTTTTTAAGAGTATGACACGCCTTAATTTTCATCCTTTTTTTCTAATGAGATTTCTGCTCTGGTTAAAGGTCCACACCGGGTTTTACTCTTCTTACAATAATACACTTTTACGTCCAGCCATCACGAATGCGGTTCGCAAGGCAAGGAAGTTACATGGAGCTAGTGACATAATTGTAACAGGGCACTCGATGGGAGGAGCAATCGCTTCTTTTTGTGCGCTTGATCTTGCTGTAAGTGACCCTCAAATactaaatctatatttattggCACAAGGGACTACCATCATTGAATATAAACTATTTTGTTCATGATCTCTGAAACGACTCCAACATTTACAGATCCGCTTTGGAAGTAACAATGTTCATCTGATGACCTTTGGGCAGCCGCGTGTTGGCAATGCTGCTTTTGCCTCCTACTTTGCCAAATATGTGCCAAACACAATCAGAATTACACATGAACGTGATATTGTGCCTCATTTGCCCCcttatttcttcttcctcccacaACTGACGTACCGGCACTTCCCTAGAGAGGTATGTCCCTGCATAAACCTTGGAAGTGTTCTGTGCTGAGCGCCTGATCACTAAACATTTGACCAAATTCTTGTATTTGTTGTGCTGTCTGGATTAAACTAACTCGATGACGATGTGTTTTTAGGTTCACGTGCTTTGTAGCATATaactttgttcttctttgggcTTGGTAGCATTGTGAAAACTAGTTACTTCCGGAATGATATGGGTGTCATAGTATATAATGACAGTTACTAATTTTTTGGTTCCTTAATGAATTGTAATAAAGTAAATTATCATTCTTTGTTTTGGAGTGGATTAAATTGCCACTTTGATAGGTCTATACGAATGATATGGGTGTCATAGTATATAATGACAGTTACTAATTTTTTGGTTCCTTAATGAATTGTAATAAAGTAAATTATCATTCTTTGTTTTGGAGTGGATTAAATTGCCACTTTGATAGGTCTATACGAAGAACCAGTATATGATGTTCTGGCTTGCATCTTAGCTGAACTGAATTCTGAAATGTTTCCTAACTCCAACATTCACATCTTTTCAACCTCatccaaaaatttcaaatgTATTAGGTGTGGGAACATGAAGTTAATGGCAATACAACCTTTCAAGTCTGCGATGGCAGTGGTGAAGATCCAAACTGTTGTAGGTGGGAATCTGTTTTCTGTGGGACCTGGTAGCTTCAATTTGTTGCTGCCCAGCTCAACATCTATTCTTAtgcctctgtttttttttctctccaggAGTGTGCTTGTGCTGTTTTGTAGCGCTTCTGATCATTTGACCTACATGGGAGTTAAGATAGTAGCTGACGACTGGAGCACCTGCAGAATCGTCCTGGGGCGAAGCGCTGAGCAACTCCAAATGAATCTTGCCAGCAACATTTTTACGTCTGGGCGCTCCATTGACGTTGTCATTGCAGATGATAGCGTG
This window contains:
- the LOC120692311 gene encoding lipase-like isoform X2 — translated: MDRRRRAVESAAPAAVMVLLLLSAAPPGGARRDWGWGLPPPSSSDGITEPNTKPDVKNNGQSFVFNYTLAKAIVEYASAVYMTDLTALYTWTCSRCNDLTRGFKMTCIIVDVQNCLQAFVGVDHKLNAIIVAIRGTQENSIQNWIKDMIWKQVNLNYPNMPNAKVHTGFYSSYNNTLLRPAITNAVRKARKLHGASDIIVTGHSMGGAIASFCALDLAIRFGSNNVHLMTFGQPRVGNAAFASYFAKYVPNTIRITHERDIVPHLPPYFFFLPQLTYRHFPREVWEHEVNGNTTFQVCDGSGEDPNCCRSVLVLFCSASDHLTYMGVKIVADDWSTCRIVLGRSAEQLQMNLASNIFTSGRSIDVVIADDSVQVD
- the LOC120692311 gene encoding lipase-like isoform X1 — protein: MPRCGQMWSLGAWSPRSWRHGSKLASDSDPSVLPSPVAVPAHKPGDDYGGDGDFPFRLSFLCICLLAAAAWLVFWIGASLRRACSRRRGQVQVQSVGRLPLRLTVILYPGHMDRRRRAVESAAPAAVMVLLLLSAAPPGGARRDWGWGLPPPSSSDGITEPNTKPDVKNNGQSFVFNYTLAKAIVEYASAVYMTDLTALYTWTCSRCNDLTRGFKMTCIIVDVQNCLQAFVGVDHKLNAIIVAIRGTQENSIQNWIKDMIWKQVNLNYPNMPNAKVHTGFYSSYNNTLLRPAITNAVRKARKLHGASDIIVTGHSMGGAIASFCALDLAIRFGSNNVHLMTFGQPRVGNAAFASYFAKYVPNTIRITHERDIVPHLPPYFFFLPQLTYRHFPREVWEHEVNGNTTFQVCDGSGEDPNCCRSVLVLFCSASDHLTYMGVKIVADDWSTCRIVLGRSAEQLQMNLASNIFTSGRSIDVVIADDSVQVD